The Caloenas nicobarica isolate bCalNic1 chromosome 15, bCalNic1.hap1, whole genome shotgun sequence genome includes a region encoding these proteins:
- the HELZ2 gene encoding 3'-5' exoribonuclease HELZ2: MHEILLARRRGRRGTAWRKVYRRPGFPTPARYAVCRYYTVGLGCLKHGSQCTFAWSPEEATVWNFEREQQLERRQLKAAVLQAQLGGRPADPLPASSAAREIANEFGGCFQEICRPCFFGCPQRVSAGGQGRLCERHRGWDPLLVHVVSDSRRQQQYTAVRPCPEFMATLSYCRFVSRGQPCRHGPLRCQFAHSDLEMAVWKAEREQGLVRSDLLPPTTGTCGTDGKAAAPAPVHFYCRVCLVTFSSQESFESHCSSVEHGHMLSADTSVQWVHRAPPLGLTKFSLCSRAEVCEMGKSCTKAHSAEELQEWIQRVKVAAKKKKQALKDGLLSYQDRLLAEYQTCSNEVFIMAEHVEGVRVVCEQPLHVQSEDRRMKYCWKFRVHSQMPLQHVALLKREPGVNFYLSGNGLCRGLHYIRGEHVATLPSSPRTALVDVCMECSALGVFEQWVVFDFGSRPVLIQKIKVKVGRRETPQHIPRENFRPVNFLRWDRGNRIIVPSVPRTGEDVDLLAKYKPPALALDYQREGGATVPITRLNYRERMHSFLFREEEAEQALVAKLNLRVLISLSPMLQSLSVGMKFAVSGELFAEVPTPYNLSPDTDEGYLLSRSVPTAFLALDPPVDNHVYEVIVEHKATTEKTIWLQIPKRCCSELNFKPNTSHKVEIQFQVDQLLFRQWHQAVDRLLDEKLVLPDVASCSVPYSLGSPQRGNSKQKLAISFITGQATSSRQVPPLLIYGPFGTGKTFTLAMATIEILKQTNTRVLICTHTNSAADIYIREYFHNYVTSGHPWAVPLRIISTDRPTNTTDPTTQMYCCLSPDQRSFRHPTQAEIDRHRIIITTSMLSKNLRVPPGFFTHIMIDEAAQMLECEALVPLSYATFETRIVLAGDHMQITPKLFCVGDGQSADHTLLNRLFQFYQKEKHEVAMKSRIIFNENYRSTAGIIEFVSKHFYIGKGNAIQASGNIPPHPEIFPLVFCHVSGVAERDLSMISWHNTSEIIQVIEKVKEIYQRWPDEWGVRDLKRICVVSHGMQVSATRQELRKKQLQDVVVENYENLPGREFRVIIISTVHTSKSLSVSASHHLEFFNEARVLNTIMTRAQSLVVAVGDAVALCSHGQCSKVWKRFIQWCIENGSIFPENLTMAQIKQAACDKKSWSRRSPEGDEEDSDTDSWSSEDDSMNLDDPILQELLDESKNMLVTVSEEGLLNVKSEASSLWEDRQEYVSFSSQMMQEYLRMHPKMYKRCELIKEWFDRASAFTLNNSPAMSIQIKGRVHCGTAFTGDEVLVEILQGSTADSGSHRPQGKVVGILKRADRERTFICMMDEFDPRVMIPIDRTVTKIFVPGLKEKPNVIPIRRLVNGKYRVVSCEKISQETRRCHLFCVQVISWREGFYYPLGIITEILHAALTLEEGLKILDLEYGLEKKYPAAVTKESAKYTSSSKLNLTKENVKDCQSYLTFTVDPQGARDLDDAISVRDLGDHYEIGIHIADVAGIIPKGSALDLEAKKRGVTYYAPTQEPLCMFPPHISQDVCSLLPQKERRVVSLFVTVEKKTDEILKRVFTISVICSDRQLSYEEAELCIKDHYRGSAGALRFDTLEDCIAVAYHFSRIHRKLRLQEDCFYDQLDEGSSPGSRGSHQMIEELMIMFNSSVAEFLTNQEDTRNVTPLRCQCEPNAQQLSVMKNKYSHILPFSIHLSHHLGEMPPGQDSSKNVFSLEFSLMVPIWEHLQLAAKVRDFHKMLDLIVTDDIHPKLAPVALEFRRLLSRSYFSRSNSTVQSKAGHYSLHVDSYTWASSPIRRYMDVVVQRHLHSVLRKKPVVYSVDDIEFLCHDLNRKNFKATMYEKRARCLQVATQLKGQALQKLAFVVDIEEMNKYFKALFPLNKESLPDPQIINYRSLQLIEQPVFIQQRSSIRLTWKRRVYSAEMMKEHGLHEGPLRDRSVTLFGTQTWQDVLAAIRNEQFETAASLLQKTKELYQRHVGWVRKSPCSHYMELSLELSAGDTLQFQLTTDVCRGFLVPFVQLWCVTPGFDVCLQHTEKPIECFSAYATLPSKDKYKHAAEYSKVWMPMSAMESASCAVAENDSIVLHDVKITWAKQRTSKGQLQGSFLLKKHVLEECSIEVDFSHCYLCIRLGGLKLGSPQSDEECLSHGLQIDPDTYTWVAHGITEEFSDNEKSERTDQRTINFYIHYMSMENIPVEISQASARFTVELIPKMLPDVRKEKAIWKLKYASELAISIALGHEPPQKVTTSRILQQKSFDLPGSYRKLNQSQNQAILTALRKPFTLIQGPPGTGKTVVGTHIVYWFHKLNEESVEKEQTPSLEEEDPRGRKCILYCGPSNKSVDVVAEMLLKMKNLKPLRVYGEAIEMMEYPYPGSNRHLSRKALRDAKPNRELSEIILHHRIRRPPNPLYREICNFDARMKKGEHITEKETKKYKMQLMEARTHELLRHDVILCTCSAASASCLEQLNVQQIIIDECAMSTEPETLIPLVSHHRAAKVVLLGDHKQLRPVVNNDFCKSLGMEVSLFERYHKQAFMLDTQYRMHKEICEFPSKEFYEMRLKTCPQLLRKPSVFYHKNNSCCPIIFGHVEGKEQSLMISTEEGNENSKANPEEVEQAVRLVKQLTLDGTIRPESIAILSPYNAQVSEIGKSLLREGIRGVTVCTIMKSQGSEWRYVILSTVRSCPRSEIDRKPTKSWQKKYLGFVTDPNQVNVGITRAREGLCIIGNRYLLECNPLWRRLLQHYQQHNCYAAAPGVFVRKTSAFR; the protein is encoded by the exons ATGCACGAGATCCTGCTGGCACGTCGCCGTGGCCGCCGCGGCACAGCCTGGAGGAAGGTGTACCGGAGGCCTGGCTTTCCCACCCCGGCCCGCTACGCCGTCTGCAGGTACTACACggtggggctgggctgcctCAAGCACGGGAGCCAGTGCACGTTCGCCTGGAGCCCCGAGGAGGCCACGGTCTGGAACTTcgagagggagcagcagctggagcggCGGCAGCTGAAGGCTGCGGTGCTGCAGGCGCAGCTGGGGGGTCGCCCCGCCGACCCCCTCCCCGCGTCCAGCGCCGCCAGGGAGATCGCCAACGAGTTCGGGGGGTGTTTCCAGGAGATCTGCAGGCCTTGCTTCTTTGGCTGCCCCCAGCGCGTGtcggcgggcgggcagggccggctATGTGAGCGTCACCGCGGCTGGGACCCGCTGCTGGTGCACGTGGTGTCGGACAGCCGGCGCCAGCAGCAGTACACGGCCGTGCGGCCCTGCCCCGAGTTCATGGCCACCCTCAGCTACTGCCGGTTTGTGTCCAGGGGCCAGCCCTGCCGGCACGGCCCCCTGCGCTGCCAGTTTGCCCACAGCGACCTGGAGATGGCCGTCTGGAAAGCTGAGAGGGAGCAGGGCTTGGTTCGCTCCGACCTGCTGCCGCCAACCACGGGGACCTGCGGCACCGATGGCAAAGCAGCGGCGCCTGCACCTGTGCACTTCTACTGCCGCGTCTGCCTGGTGACGTTCAGCTCGCAGGAGAGCTTCGAGAGCCACTGCTCCTCCGTGGAGCACGGGCACATGCTCTCGGCAGACACCTCGGTCCAGTGGGTCCATCGCGCACCGCCCCTCGGGCTCACCAAGTTCTCCCTGTGCAGCAG AGCAGAGGTGTGCGAAATGGGGAAAAGCTGCACCAAGGCTCACtctgctgaggagctgcaggagtgGATCCAGAGGGTGAAGGTTGCtgcgaagaagaagaagcaagCCCTGAAGGACGGGCTCTTGTCCTACCAGGACCGGCTCCTCGCTGAGTATCAAACGTGCTCCAACGAGGTGTTCATT ATGGCCGAGCACGTCGAGGGCGTCAGAGTTGTGTGTGAGCAGCCCCTGCACGTGCAGTCGGAGGACAGGAGGATGAAATACTGCTGGAAGTTCAGGGTCCACTCCCAG ATGCCTCTGCAGCACGTGGCGCTCCTGAAACGGGAACCCGGAGTCAATTTCTACCTTTCGGGGAACGGACTTTGCCGGGGCCTCCACTACATTCGGGGGGAGCACGTGgccaccctgccctcctccccgCGCACGGCGCTGGTGGACGTCTGCATGGAGTGCTCCGCGCTGGGCGTCTTCGAGCAGTGGGTGGTGTTCGACTTCGGCAGCCGCCCCGTCCTCATACAGAAGATCAAGGTGAAGGTGGGACGGCGGGAGACCCCCCAGCACATCCCCAGGGAGAACTTCCGCCCCGTCAACTTCTTGCGATGGGACAGAGGGAACCGGATCATCGTTCCCAGCGTGCCAAGGACCGGGGAAGATGTGGATCTGCTGGCCAAGTACAAACCTCCTGCTCTGGCGCTGGATTACCAGCGTGAGGGTGGCGCGACCGTTCCCATCACCCGTCTCAACTACCGTGAGAGGATGCACAGCTTCCTCTTCCGTGAGGAAGAAGCCGAGCAGGCTCTGGTTGCCAA ACTCAACCTGCGCGTCCTCATCTCGCTAAGCCCCATGCTGCAGAGCCTCTCGGTGGGGATGAAGTTCGCCGTCTCCGGTGAGCTGTTTGCTGAAGTGCCTACCCCTTACAACCTCTCTCCGGACACCGACGAGGGCTATCTGCTGAGCAGGTCTGTGCCCACGGCTTTCCTGGCACTTGACCCACCTGTTGACAACCACGTTTATGAGGTTATTGTGGAGCATAAAGCCACCACGGAGAAGACCATCTGGCTACAGATACCAAAGAGATGCTGCTCGGAGCTGAACTTCAAGCCAAACACCTCCCACAAGGTGGAGATCCAGTTCCAAGTCGACCAGCTGCTGTTCCGGCAGTGGCACCAGGCTGTGGACCGCCTGTTGGATGAGAAGCTGGTCCTACCAGATGTtgccagctgctctgtcccctaCTCCCTTGGGTCACCACAGCGGGGGAACAGCAAGCAGAAACTGGCCATCTCCTTCATCACAGGCCAGGCCACCAGCAGCCGGCAGGTCCCACCGCTGCTCATCTATGGGCCTTTCGGCACAGGGAAGACGTTCACCTTGGCCATGGCCACCATTGAGATCCTCAAGCAGACCAATACGCGGGTGCTGATCTGCACCCACACCAACAG TGCTGCTGACATCTACATCCGGGAGTATTTCCATAACTACGTGACCAGCGGGCACCCGTGGGCCGTTCCCTTGAGGATCATTTCCACCGACCGTCCCACCAACACGACGGACCCCACCACGCAGATGTACTGCTGCCTGTCACCGGACCAGCGCTCCTTCCGCCACCCCACGCAGGCGGAGATCGACCGGCACCGCATCATTATTACCACTTCCATGTTATCCAAGAACCTGAGGGTTCCCCCAGGCTTCTTCACCCATATCATGATCGACGAGGCCGCTCAGATGCTGGAGTGCGAAGCTTTGGTTCCGCTCTCCTACGCCACTTTTGAGACCCGGATCGTCCTCGCCGGGGACCACATGCAGATAACCCCAAAGCTGTTCTGTGTCGGGGACGGACAATCTGCCGATCACACCCTCTTAAACCGACTCTTTCAGTTTTACCAGAAAGAGAAGCACGAAGTGGCCATGAAGAGCAGGATCATCTTCAATGAGAATTACCGTTCCACTGCAGGCATAATTGAGTTTGTCTCCAAACACTTCTACATCGGCAAAGGCAATGCTATCCAAGCCAGTGGGaacatcccaccccatcccgaAATCTTCCCACTCGTCTTCTGCCACGTGTCTGGCGTGGCTGAACGGGATTTGTCCATGATTTCTTGGCACAACACCTCTGAGATAATACAAGTGATTGAGAAGGTGAAGGAGATCTATCAGAGGTGGCCAGATGAGTGGGGTGTCCGAGACCTGAAGAGGATCTGTGTGGTGTCCCACGGGATGCAG GTTTCTGCAACAAGACAAGAGCtaaggaagaagcagctacaAGATGTGGTGGTAGAAAACTACGAAAACTTGCCAG GGCGGGAGTTCCGGGTCATCATCATCAGCACGGTCCACACTAGCAAGAGCCTGAGTGTCTCGGCTTCCCACCACCTCGAGTTCTTCAATGAAGCCAGAGTGCTCAACACCATAATGACCCGGGCCCAGTCGCTGGTTGTCGCGGTGGGGGATGCTGTGGCCTTGTGCTCCCATGGCCAGTGCAGCAAGGTGTGGAAGCGCTTCATCCAGTGGTGCATCGAGAATGGCAGCATCTTCCCGGAGAACCTGACGATGGCCCAGATCAAACAGGCAGCGTGTGACAagaagagctggagcaggaggagcccAGAGGGGGACGAGGAGGACAGCGACACGGATTCCTGGAGCTCTGAGGATGACAGTATGAATCTCGATGATCCCATCCTGCAGGAGCTCTTAGATGAGAGCAAGAACATGCTGGTGACAGTGTCTGAGGAAGGGCTGCTGAACGTGAAGTCTGAGGCTTCAAGCCTGTGGGAGGACAGGCAGGAATACGTCAGCTTCTCTTCTCAGATGATGCAGGAGTATCTGCGCATGCACCCCAAAATGTACAAGAGATGCGAGCTGATCAAAGAATGGTTCGACAGAGCTTCTGCCTTCACCCTCAACAACTCGCCCGCCATGAGCATTCAGATCAAAGGCCGAGTTCACTGCGGGACGGCCTTCACGGGGGATGAAGTGCTGGTGGAAATTCTGCAGGGCAGCACGGCCGACAGTGGCAGCCACCGCCCGCAGGGGAAGGTGGTGGGCATCCTAAAACGTGCTGACAGAGAGCGGACCTTCATCTGCATGATGGACGAATTCGATCCCCGGGTGATGATACCCATCGATCGCACCGTCACCAAAATATTCGTCCCAGGGCTGAAAGAGAAACCCAACGTCATTCCCATCCGCAGGCTCGTCAATGGGAAGTACAGGGTGGTCAGCTGTGAGAAGATCAGCCAGGAGACCCGGAGATGCCACCTCTTCTGCGTCCAGGTTATCTCCTGGCGGGAAGGGTTTTACTACCCTTTGGGGATAATAACGGAGATTCTGCATGCAGCATTGACTTTGGAAGAAGGCTTAAAGATCCTCGACTTGGAGTATGGTTTGGAGAAGAAATACCCAGCTGCTGTCACCAAGGAGTCAGCCAAATAcacctccagcagcaaactAAACCTCACCAAGGAAAACGTGAAGGACTGTCAGAGTTACCTGACCTTCACTGTCGACCCCCAAGGTGCCAGGGATTTGGATGATGCTATCAGCGTGAGGGATCTCGGGGATCACTATGAGATTGGGATCCACATTGCAGATGTGGCCGGCATCATTCCCAAAGGCAGCGCCTTGGACCTGGAAGCGAAGAAACGGGGTGTCACCTACTACGCTCCCACCCAGGAGCCTCTGTGCATGTTCCCGCCCCACATTAGCCAAGACGTCTGCAGCCTCCTGCCACAGAAGGAACGTCGGGTGGTCTCCTTGTTTGTCACCGTAGAAAAGAAGACCGATGAGATATTGAAGAGGGTCTTCACCATCTCAGTGATCTGCTCAGACAGGCAGCTGTCCTATGAAGAGGCTGAGCTCTGCATTAAGGACCACTACAGGGGGTCGGCGGGGGCCCTTCGTTTCGATACCCTGGAGGACTGCATAGCTGTGGCCTATCACTTCTCCAGGATCCATCGCAAGCTACGGCTGCAGGAGGACTGTTTCTATGACCAGCTGGATGAGGGAAGCTCCCCAGGTAGCAGGGGATCCCATCAGATGATAGAGGAGTTAATGATCATGTTCAACAGCTCCGTGGCCGAGTTCCTCACCAACCAGGAGGACACCAGAAATGTCACTCCTCTCCGGTGCCAGTGTGAGCCAAACGCTCAGCAGTTGTCAGTCATGAAAAACAAGTACAGCCACATCCTTCCTTTTTCCATCCATCTCTCACACCACCTGGGAGAGATGCCTCCTGGCCAAGACTCCTCTAAAAATGTGTTTAGTCTCGAGTTTAGTCTCATGGTCCCCATCTGGGAGCATCTGCAGTTAGCCGCTAAAGTTCGAGACTTCCACAAGATGCTCGACCTTATTGTTACGGATGACATCCACCCGAAGCTGGCCCCCGTGGCCCTGGAGTTCAGGAGGCTGCTCAGCCGCTCCTATTTCAGCCGCTCCAACTCCACCGTCCAGTCGAAAGCTGGTCATTACTCCCTGCACGTTGACTCCTACACCTGGGCTTCCTCTCCCATCCGCCGGTACATGGATGTCGTGGTCCAGCGGCACCTTCATTCCGTGCTCCGCAAGAAGCCCGTCGTCTATTCTGTGGATGACATTGAGTTTCTCTGTCATGACCTCAACAGGAAGAATTTCAAGGCGACGATGTACGAGAAGAGAGCCCGTTGCCTGCAGGTGGCCACTCAGCTGAAGGGCCAAGCCCTGCAGAAGCTTGCCTTCGTGGTAGACATCGAAGAgatgaacaaatattttaaagcccTGTTCCCACTGAACAAAGAGAGTCTTCCAGACCCTCAGATAATCAACTACAGGTCTCTTCAGCTGATAGAGCAGCCTGTGTTCATCCAGCAGCGGAGCAGCATCAGGCTGACGTGGAAGAGGAGGGTCTACTCTGCAGAGATGATGAAGGAGCACGGCCTGCACGAAGGACCTCTCCGTGACCGCAGCGTCACCCTCTTTGGCACCCAGACTTGGCAAGACGTGCTGGCAGCCATCAGGAATGAGCAGTTTGAGACGGCGGCCTCCCTCCTGCAGAAGACCAAGGAGCTGTACCAGCGGCATGTGGGCTGGGTGCGGAAGAGCCCGTGCTCGCACTACATGGAGCTCTCCCTGGAGCTGAGCGCCGGCGACACGCTGCAGTTCCAGCTCACCACCGACGTCTGCCGGGGCTTCCTGGTGCCCTTCGTCCAGCTCTGGTGTGTGACGCCGGGTTTCGACGTCTGCCTGCAGCACACAGAAAAGCCCATTGAGTGCTTCTCTGCCTACGCCACCCTCCCATCCAAGGACAAGTACAAGCACGCAGCGGAGTACAGCAAGGTGTGGATGCCGATGAGCGCCATGGAGTCTGCATCATGTGCAGTAGCTGAAAACGACTCGATTGTCCTTCACGACGTCAAAATAACCTGGGCGAAGCAAAGGACAAGCAAAGGACAGCTGCAAGGGAGCTTCCTCCTGAAGAAACATGTTTTGGAGGAGTGCTCCATTGAAGTGGACTTCAGCCACTGTTACTTGTGCATTCGCTTGGGTGGGCTGAAGCTTGGGAGCCCTCAAAGCGATGAGGAATGCCTTAGCCATGGCCTCCAGA TTGATCCAGATACCTACACCTGGGTGGCTCACGGGATCACTGAAGAGTTCAGCGACAATGAGAAGTCCGAAAGGACTGATCAGAGGACTATTAACTTCTACATCCACTACATGTCCATGGAGAACATCCCTGTGGAAATCTCCCAGGCCTCGGCCAGGTTTACGGTGGAGCTCATTCCAAAGATGCTGCCAGACGT ACGGAAAGAGAAGGCGATTTGGAAGCTCAAGTATGCCTCCGAGCTTGCTATAAGCATTGCCCTTGGCCATGAACCCCCTCAAAAAG TGACAACGTCCAGAATCCTGCAGCAAAAATCCTTTGATCTGCCCGGCAGCTACAGGAAGCTCAACCAGAGTCAGAACCAGGCGATTCTGACTGCTCTGAGAAAACCCTTCACACTCATCCAAGGCCCACCAG GCACGGGGAAAACTGTTGTTGGAACTCACATTGTCTATTGGTTCCATAAGCTGAATGAGGAGAGTGTCGAGAAGGAGCAAACACCGTCCTTGGAAGAGGAAGATCCCAGGGGGAGAAAATGCATCTTGTACTGTGGCCCATCCAACAAGTCTGTTGATGTTGTTGCTG agatgctgctgaagATGAAGAACCTGAAACCACTGCGGGTTTACGGGGAGGCCATTGAGATGATGGAATACCCATACCCGGGGAGCAACCGGCACCTCTCCCGGAAAGCCCTGCGGGATGCAAAGCCAAATCGTGAGCTCAG TGAAATAATCCTGCATCACCGCATCCGACGGCCACCCAACCCTTTGTACCGGGAGATCTGTAACTTTGATGCCCGGATGAAGAAAGGAGAGCacataacagaaaaagaaacaaagaa GTACAAAATGCAGTTGATGGAGGCTCGTACACATGAGCTGTTGCGCCACGATGTCATCCTGTGCACGTGCTCGGCTGCGTCTGCCTCCTGCCTGGAGCAGCTCAATGTCCAGCAGATCATCATCGATGAATGCGCCATGTCCACCGAGCCTGAGACCCTCATCCCCTTGGTCAGCCACCACCGCGCTGCCAAG GTTGTTTTGCTTGGGGATCACAAACAGCTGCGGCCTGTGGTCAACAACGACTTCTGCAAGAGCCTGGGCATGGAGGTGTCTCTCTTTGAGCGCTACCACAAGCAGGCGTTCATGCTGGACACGCAGTACCGCATG CACAAAGAGATTTGCGAGTTCCCATCCAAGGAGTTTTACGAAATGCGGCTGAAAACGTGTCCCCAGCTGCTTCGTAAACCCAGCGTCTTCTACCACAAGAATAACAGCTGCTGCCCCATCATCTTTGGGCACgtggaggggaaggagcagagcCTCATGATTTCCACTGAGGAAGGAAACGAGAACTCCAAAGCCAACCCAGAAGAAGTGGAGCAGGCG gtgaGGCTGGTGAAGCAGCTGACACTAGATGGCACCATCCGGCCGGAGAGCATCGCCATCCTGAGCCCCTACAACGCCCAGGTGTCCGAGATCGGCAAGAGCCTCCTAAGGGAGGGGATCCGCGGGGTGACCGTCTGCACCATCATGAAGAGTCAAG GAAGCGAGTGGAGATACGTGATCCTGTCAACTGTACGCTCCTGCCCCCGATCAGAGATTGATAGGAAGCCCACGAAGAGCTGGCAGAAGAAGTACCTGGGGTTTGTGACTGACCCAAACCAGGTCAATGTGGGCATCACGCGTGCTCGGGAAGGACTCTGCATTATAG GGAACCGGTACTTGCTGGAGTGCAACCCTTTGTGGAGGAGGTTGCTGCAGCATTACCAGCAGCACAACTGCTacgcggcagccccgggggtTTTTGTCAGGAAGACTTCAGCATTCCGCTGA